TGGCTGGAGTGGTTGCTTCCGAACAGCGGAATGCCCTCGAGGTGGCCCTGGCCGATCTGGCCCCACTGGTTGTCGCCGCAGGCCCAGACCGTGCGGTCCTCGCGGACCTCGATCGTGTGGTACCACCCGGCGTCCGCCGGCGGGATATGCACCGGCGCGACGACCAGGGTATTCGGATCGTTCGGGTCGCCGTAACCGTCGTCCGGCAGGCCTCCGCCGTCCCCGATCTTGACGAACTGCACGGAGTGCCCGTCGCGGCGCTGGTTCACCGGATCGTAGACCCGGCTCCGCACCGTCGTCGTTTTGGTTATCTCGATCGGCTCCGGCGGCTCGAGGTAGAACGTATCGCCCTGGTCCGGCTCGTAGCCGTTGGTCGTGTAGTAGTACTCGTAGTAGGGCAGGCCGCCGTAGAATTCGGATATGCCCACCTTAACCATGAGGCTGTCGCGGAAGATCAGGGCGTCCGTGGTGGACTCGACCGAATTGGTGACGCTGGTGATGGCATCGCCCGTGATCTGGATGAAGTGGGCGGTCAGATCCTTGCGGCCGTCGATCGTCAGGTAGTAGCTGCCTTCCGGGTCCGCTTCCTCGTGGCCCGGCACCGTCTCGCCCGCCGGCCAGTCGGCTGTGGGAGTCGGAATCCTATTCTGCCGGTACCAGTCATACCAGTGGTCGAAGACCCACAGTCCGCCTCCACCGGTCGGCGTAATCTGCAGCACGGTGTTCAACGGGAACTCGATCTCCAGCTCGTCGTCCGGGTTGTCCAGCACGTACGGGCTGTTCGGGTCGTCCGGGGTGGTCACGTTGACGATGGTCACCGTGCCCTGGCCTTCCATGCTCATCCGCAGCGATGGAGGCTCGATGAACACGGCGGTGATCGCCTTGTCCTCGGTCATCGTGACCGTTTCGGGGTTCGTCTCGCTACCATCGATGTCTTCGTCGTCGTCGCTTTCCCAGTGGCTGAATTGCCGCCCGTAGGCGGGCACCGCGGTCACCGTCACGGTCGTTCCGGAGGCGTAGGTGCCGCCGGTGGGATCCAGGTCCACGTCGCCATCCCCAACCACGCTGGTGGTCAGGGTGTAGGTGCCCAGGAACACCGCGGTCACCGTCTTGTCCTCGTCCATGACCAGGTCCTGCGGGTTGTCCGTCCCGGTCAGGTCGCCCTCCCAGTGGTCGAACACCCAGCCGCTGGCCGGCGTCGCGGTCATCTCCAGCGTCTCATCCCAGTCGTAGAACCCGCTCGGCGGGGCGACCGTTCCCTGCCCTTCGATGATCACCGTCAACTGCGGACGCTCGGTGAAGACCGCCGTCACTTCCCGGTCCGCATCCATGTAGAGCGTCTCGGGATTCGTGATGCCGGTCAGGTCGCCCTCCCAGTGGCTGAACTGCCAGCCTTCATCCGGCACCGCGGTCAGCTCCACCTCGGCCCCTTCGTCGAACTGGGTGCCCGAGGGGTTGGTCTCCACGCTGCCCTGACCCACCACCGTGATCGTCAGCGTCATCTGCTCGACGAACACCGCGGTCACCAGCTTGTCCGCGTCGATCGTCAGCGTCTCGGGATTGTCGGTGCCCGAAAGGTCGTCTTCCCAATGGTCAAACCGCCAGCCGACCGCGCCGGCTGCGCTGAGCGACAGCTCCGTTCCGTCGGCGTAGGTTCCGCCGTTGGGATCGACCGTGCCCTGGCCCACGTACATCACGGTCAGCGAGAACAGCTCCTTGAAGACCGCGCGGACCGTCTTGCCCGTGTCAATGACGATGGTGGCCGGATTCGTCGTCCCCGACAGGTCGCCTTCCCAATGGTCGAAGACCCATCCGCTGGCCGCCGTCGCGGTCAGCGTCACCTCATCGTCCTCGTCATACGGCCCGCTCGACGGATCGACCGTGCCCTCGCCGGTCACCTCGACCGTCAGCGTGTACTGCCGCACGAATACGGCCGTGACCGATTTGTCGTCATCCATCGTCAGCGCGGTGGTCGCCGACGTGCCCGTCGCGTCATCTTCCCAATGGTCGAACCGCCAGCCGCTGGCTGGCGTCGCCGTCAGCGTCACCTGGGCGTTGAGGTTGTAGTAGCCGCCGGTGGGATCCACCGTGCCCTCGCCCAGCACCGTAACCAGGAGTCGCGGCTTGGCGCGGAACACCGCCGTCACCGACTTGTTCTCATCGATCAGAACGGTGACCTCAGCGTTGGTGTTCCCGTCCACCGGGTCGCCTTCCCAGTGGCTGAACGTCCAGTTCTGGGCCGCCACCGCGGTTAACGTCACCTCGGTGTTCAATGGATAGCTGGTGCCGGCTGGGTCGCGAACCACCATGCCCTGGCCTTCCACGTTCACCGTCAGCGTCCGCTCGGCCGGCGGCAGTTCCTGGAAGATCGCGGTCACTTCCTTGTTCGCGTTCATCACCAGGTTTTCCGGGTTGTTGCTCCCGTAGACCGCTCCGGACCACCCCACGAACATCCACCCCTCGCCCGGCGTTGCCAGCAGGCGCACCTGCTCATTGACCTGATAACCGTCGGAGTCGGGAGTCCGAGTTACCGAGCCCACGCCCGTGGTCGCCACCGTCAGCTTGTAACCCTCGGGCGGCGGGGTCGGAGTGGGAGTCACGTTCGGGTCGATCGTGTTGGGGTCGAACGGCCCTCCGCAGCCGGGAAGGGAAACCAGCATCGCCAGCCCGAGCAAACTCCCCACCAGAAAGGCTACAGTAAGAACAATCCCCAAGTGGTTGGCGGCATGCGTGTTGGTCAACGCCTCGGCGCAAGACCTTCCTCTTACCATAGCCTGCTTCTCCTATCTTCGCTGGGCCTATCTATCCTTTTCATTATACTGGCATCAGCAATGGCACGTCAACGAGACCGCCACTGCCGAACCGCGTGTCCGGCATGGTTCCAGATCGCGATTCTGTCGCTGCAACTGGAACCCGGGCGAACTCAACGCTCAAAACCGGTCCTGTCCGCATCTGAGGGTCGTCAGGTGAAGGCGTTTTCGCTGGGTGCTCATCGGGTATCCGGAGTCAACCTGCACACTATGGGGCGTTTGTGGCGGCGATGCTCGTCGCTCTCTCTCCGCCGGGGCCTGTCGCTAACAGCTTTGGCTGAAATACATTATATCATGCTCCGGCCCGGTCGCCAAGGGGTAAAAACCCGTCCCCCCGCTCATCGAAGCACCCCGCCTCGCCCCAGTTCCTCAAGCAACAGGGCCACCGCGTGGATTCCTCGGCGGAAGTCGTCAATGTGGAAGTATTCGTTGGGCCCGTGGGCCCCACAATCCGGCCGGGTAAAGCCCAGCAGCAGGATCCGTTCGGTCAGTTTCCGGGCGAAAAACGGCATGATCGGGAGCGTCCCGCCTTCTCGGACCATGGCTGGTTCGATCCCGAACGCCCCGAGTACCGCCTTGAACGTGGCGGCCACCGCTGGGCCGGTCCGCGGACCCAGGTACGGCTCAGCGAGTCCCAGCGTCTGAACCGTCGTCCTGACCCGCCGGTCCGCCAGGTCCAGGATGCGGCGGTCCAGCAGCGCGGATATCTCCTGCGGGGTCTGGTCGGGCACGATCCGCACCGACAGTTTGGCTGAGGCCTTCGACGGCAGCACCGTCTTGGGCCCTTCACCCGTATACCCCCCCACCAGGCCGTTGATCGTCAGGCTCGGGCGGCACCAGAGACGCTCGACCGGCAGGAACTCCGGCTCCCCGGCCAGACCCTCGACCTCCAGCCGCCGACACAGGTCCTCCTCCCCGAAATCCAGCGAGAGGAACTGCTCGTGCTCTTCCGAGGCGATCGGCCGGACCCTATCGTACAGCCCCGGCACGTCGATCCTGCCGTCCGGCCCGATCAGTCGGCCCAGGACGCTCACCAGGGCCGCCCCCGGATCGGGCACCAGCCCGCCGAACGTACCTGAATGTAAGTCCTGATTAGGACCGGTCACATCGATCTGCTTGTAGACGATTCCCCTCGTCCCGTAGGTGATGGCGGGCCGGCCCGGGGCAAATCCCCCGGCGTCCGTGCTGATCAGAAGGTCGCAGGCCAGATGATCGCGTCGGCCCTCGACAAACTTGAAGATCGCCTCGCCTGTCGACTCCTCTTCACCTTCAAAGATCACCTTGAGGTTTACGGGCAACGCCCCCTGTTCCCTTAGAAGTTGGACTGCTGAAAGATAAAGAATAATCGGTGCTTTGTCGTCCGCTGTGCCTCGGCCGACGATCCGGCCGTCCACCATCGTCGGTTCGAACGGTTCGGTGGCCCAGCCGTCCTCACGGTGGGCCGGCTGAACATCATAGTGTCCGTAGAAAAGCACCGTCGGCTTGTCGGGGTCCTGCTCCGTCTGGGCGTAGATCAGCGGCAGCCCCAGCCCATCGTGGATCTCCGCATGTCCCAGCAACTCGTGCAGGTAGTCGGCGAGCCACCTGGCCGCCGCGGCGACTTCTCCGTGCAGGGCCCGGTCGGCGCTGACCGACCGGAACCGCAAGAATTCAAGAAGTCTCGCTTGGAATTCTTCAAACCGCTGATTTACCTGTTGGGCAAAATCGGTCATCGCTCGTTCCTCCACGCTACAGGTGTTTCTGCATGTTACGAGAGTCCCCACAGTTCCCGGATCATCGCCACCGTCCGGTCCGCCAGTTCGGCTCCGCCTTCGGGACCGACTGGGCTGCTGGCTGGGACGGCGCCGTAGCCCTTGCCCGCGACCGCCCGTTCGGTGGGTACGTACGTGCCGGAGCCGGTCAGTTGGACCAGGAAAGTCTGGATGGCGGGGCTGCGGGCTTTGATCCGCAGGCCGTAGTCCAGATAGTATTCGAAGGGATTGGTCGCGATCGCCACGTCGCCCAGCCGCAGCACGTGCGCCTCGATCGGCACCCGCGGCTGGTCCCGCTCCGTGTTGAACCGTTCCACCACCCGCTGGTTCCATCGCATCTGTCGATAGGCCTTGGTGATCGGCACGTACCATCGCGGTTCATTTCGTTTTTTCGGATGGGCATCCAGGTCGGCCAGCAACGACTCGTACTGTCGGCGGCAGTTTTCGGCCGCCGCCGTCGCCTCGTTGGCCTCGTCCTGGGTGACCATCCGTCGCGGCAGTTCGACGGTGACGAGGCGGTGCACGACGAGCGGATTGTCCGCCATCTCCTTTTCCGCGCACGGCAGGGCGGCGGCCACCGCATCGGCGATCCGCGCGGCGATGTCCTGCCGCTGCGTCCGGCCCAACAACCGCCACATCCGTTCCTGGGCCGGCCAACCGATCAGGATCATGCTCTTGGCGGTCACCTGGTCGCCGGCGGCGCTGCATTGCGGCAGAACGTGCAGATCGGCGCCCAGCCGCCCGCGCAGTTCCCGCCGCGTCTCGTGCCAGTAGTCCGCGCTGATCTGGAAGTCCATCTCGCCGACCTGGGCCGGGCAGGCCACGTTGACCACCACGCCGGTCAGACGGCCGGCGCGATCCTGCGTGTACAACACGTTGACGCTCGGGTCCGTCGCGCCCTCGATGTGGGTAAAGTCCGGATCGTTCGGATCGCCGTACATCCGGGCCTCACCGCCCCGATAGCACATCCGCCGGTTGTAGCCGATCACCGCCTGACCCAAGCCAAAGCCGATCCGGCCCGGCTCGCGACTTTGCCACGCCCGGATCACCGCGGTGGCGATACGTTCGGCGGCCATCGCGGCGTACTGCGCCGGCGGCATCACGGGCAGATCGAGTCCCGTCCAGCCGGCAACCGTACCGCCACCGGCTTGCAGCACGTCATCGTGCACCCGCGGTTCGGGACCGGTGTGCGTGTGCGTGGCGTTCAGGAACACCGCCATCGGGTCCAGGTCCGGCAGGACGCTCCGCAGGCGGCTGCGCACGTCGTCGCGAAGCGCATCCGGGATCGACACGAAATCGCAACCAACCAGCACCGCCTGGGCCGGCGGCCCATCGGGCCGGCGCGACTCGATCGCCAGAGCGGTCGCGGTGACCGGATCGGCCACCGCCTCCGAAACCCGCGCGTGAAACTGTCCCGACACCAGCACCGGCTGATCCGGCGTCAGGTCCGCCTCCGCCCAGCCGATCCGCAAACCTTCAACCGATCCAGATCCACCATCGTGCATCGCACCTGCATCCTTACCACACATTCACGTACCAGGACCAGAATCATCACGTACGGAGTCACTATACCAGATCGTTTCACCCAAAACGATTGGCAATCGACGAAC
This region of Phycisphaerae bacterium genomic DNA includes:
- a CDS encoding M20 family dipeptidase, translating into MTDFAQQVNQRFEEFQARLLEFLRFRSVSADRALHGEVAAAARWLADYLHELLGHAEIHDGLGLPLIYAQTEQDPDKPTVLFYGHYDVQPAHREDGWATEPFEPTMVDGRIVGRGTADDKAPIILYLSAVQLLREQGALPVNLKVIFEGEEESTGEAIFKFVEGRRDHLACDLLISTDAGGFAPGRPAITYGTRGIVYKQIDVTGPNQDLHSGTFGGLVPDPGAALVSVLGRLIGPDGRIDVPGLYDRVRPIASEEHEQFLSLDFGEEDLCRRLEVEGLAGEPEFLPVERLWCRPSLTINGLVGGYTGEGPKTVLPSKASAKLSVRIVPDQTPQEISALLDRRILDLADRRVRTTVQTLGLAEPYLGPRTGPAVAATFKAVLGAFGIEPAMVREGGTLPIMPFFARKLTERILLLGFTRPDCGAHGPNEYFHIDDFRRGIHAVALLLEELGRGGVLR